In Delphinus delphis chromosome 11, mDelDel1.2, whole genome shotgun sequence, one genomic interval encodes:
- the MGAT3 gene encoding beta-1,4-mannosyl-glycoprotein 4-beta-N-acetylglucosaminyltransferase, translated as MKMRRYKLFLMFCMAGLCLISFLHFFKTLSYVTFPRELASLSPNLVSSFFWNNAPVTPQASPEPGSPDLLRTPLYSHSPLLQPLSPSKATEEIHRMDFVLPEDTTEYFLRTKAGGVCFKPGTKTLEKPPSGRPEEKAEAGEGASARGPGRQLLSARERPGGRGARRKWVECVCLPGWHGPSCGVPTVVQYSNLPTKERLVPREVPRRVINAININHEFDLLDVRFHELGDVVDAFVVCESNFTAYGEPRPLKFREMLTNGTFEYIRHKVLYVFLDHFPLGGRQDGWIADDYLRTFLTQDGVSRLRNLRPDDVFIIDDADEIPARDGVLFLKLYDGWTEPFAFHMRKSLYGFFWKQPGTLEVVSGCTVDMLQTVYGLDGIRLRRRQYYTMPNFRQYENRTGHILVQWSLGSPLHFAGWHCSWCFTPEGIYFKLVSAQNGDFPRWGDYEDKRDLNYIRSLIRTGGWFDGTQQEYPPADPSEHMYAPKYLLKNYHQFRYLLDNPYQEPKSTADGGRRSKRPEGRPPARSKLDVVEG; from the coding sequence ATGAAGATGAGACGCTACAAGCTCTTTCTCATGTTCTGTATGGCCGGCCTGTGCCTCATCTCCTTCCTGCACTTCTTTAAGACCCTGTCCTATGTCACCTTCCCCCGAGAACTGGCCTCCCTCAGCCCTAACCTGGTGTCCAGCTTCTTCTGGAACAATGCCCCGGTCACGCCCCAGGCCAGCCCCGAGCCGGGCAGCCCCGACCTGCTGCGTACCCCGCTCTATTCCCACTCGCCCCTGCTCCAGCCGCTGTCGCCAAGCAAGGCCACGGAGGAAATCCACCGGATGGACTTCGTGCTGCCCGAGGACACCACCGAGTACTTCCTCCGCACCAAAGCCGGGGGCGTCTGCTTCAAGCCAGGTACCAAGACGCTGGAGAAGCCGCCATCAGGGCGGccagaggagaaggcagaggcGGGCGAAGGCGCGTCGGCGCGGGGCCCGGGCCGGCAGCTGCTGAGCGCCCGGGAGCGGCCGGGGGGGCGCGGCGCGCGGCGCAAGTGGGTGGAGTGCGTGTGCCTCCCGGGCTGGCACGGGCCGAGCTGCGGCGTGCCCACCGTGGTGCAGTACTCCAACCTGCCCACCAAGGAGCGCCTGGTGCCCCGGGAGGTGCCACGGAGGGTCATCAACGCCATCAACATCAACCATGAGTTCGACCTGCTGGACGTGCGCTTCCACGAGCTGGGCGACGTGGTGGACGCCTTCGTGGTGTGCGAGTCCAACTTCACGGCCTACGGGGAGCCGCGGCCGCTCAAGTTCCGCGAGATGCTGACCAACGGCACCTTCGAGTACATCCGGCACAAGGTGCTCTACGTCTTCCTGGACCACTTCCCGCTGGGCGGGCGGCAGGACGGCTGGATCGCCGACGACTACTTGCGCACCTTCCTGACGCAGGATGGCGTGTCGCGGCTGCGCAACCTGCGGCCCGATGACGTCTTCATCATCGACGACGCCGACGAGATCCCTGCTCGCGACGGCGTGCTCTTTCTCAAGCTCTACGACGGCTGGACGGAGCCCTTCGCCTTCCATATGCGCAAGTCACTGTACGGCTTCTTCTGGAAGCAGCCGGGCACCCTAGAGGTGGTGTCGGGCTGCACGGTGGACATGCTGCAGACGGTGTACGGGCTGGACGGCATCCGCCTGCGCCGCCGCCAGTACTACACCATGCCCAACTTCCGCCAGTACGAGAACCGCACGGGCCACATCCTGGTGCAGTGGTCGCTGGGCAGCCCCCTGCACTTCGCCGGCTGGCACTGTTCCTGGTGCTTCACGCCTGAGGGCATCTACTTCAAGCTGGTGTCCGCCCAGAACGGCGACTTCCCCCGCTGGGGTGACTACGAGGACAAGCGGGACCTCAATTACATCCGGAGCTTGATCCGCACAGGGGGCTGGTTCGACGGCACGCAGCAGGAGTACCCGCCGGCCGACCCCAGCGAACACATGTATGCCCCTAAGTACCTGCTCAAGAACTACCACCAGTTCCGCTACCTGCTGGACAACCCCTATCAGGAGCCCAAGAGCACAGCAGACGGTGGGCGGCGGAGCAAGCGTCCGGAGGGAAGGCCGCCCGCCAGGAGCAAATTGGACGTGGTTGAAGGCTAA
- the MIURF gene encoding mitochondrial ribosome and complex I assembly factor AltMIEF1, translated as MAPWSREAVLSLYRALLRQGRELRYTDRDFYFASIRREFRKNQKLEDPEARERQLEKGLVFLHSKLGGII; from the coding sequence ATGGCCCCATGGAGCCGAGAGGCGGTGCTGAGTCTCTACCGGGCTCTGCTGCGCCAAGGCCGAGAGCTTCGCTACACTGACCGAGACTTCTACTTTGCCTCCATCCGCCGTGAGTTCCGGAAAAATCAGAAGCTAGAGGATCCTGAGGCCCGGGAGAGGCAGCTGGAAAAGGGCCTGGTATTCCTCCACAGCAAACTGGGAGGGATTATTTAG